AGATAAGATTGCCACACCTTCATGGTAGCGGTCATAGCCGATATGATTGTAAGCCCAAGTCCAGTAGTAATTCTTCCCTTTCTCAGACAATTTTTCAACTAAAAGTCTCACATAGTGGTCTTGATGAATGGGTTCTGCCGCTGGTAAAGCTTGATAAAGATGATCAACCTCCACTTCTGGAGAAGTAATTTCTTGATTGATTTCTTGGAAACAAATCAAATCATAGTCTTTTTCAAGAATATCCTGGAGCAAGAGCTGGAATTTTTCCTCTGCTTCCTTCTCCATCCAACTGTGGGTATTGAGTGTTAAAAATTTCATGCTTTTCTCCTAAAACAAGAGGTTGGAAAACAGCTTCCAACCTCAAGTATATTACAATTCTACTTTAGCAACTGCTGTTTTAGCTGCAAGAGAACCAGTTTGTTCTAATTTAACAGATTTGAGAACATCTCCATTTGTGAAGACAACCACTGTTGAAGTTTCACGACCTGCTGCACGGATAGCATCCAAGTCAGCTGTAACAAGAAGATCACCAGCAGCAACCTTTTGTCCTTCAGAAACGTGAACTGTGAATGGTTTACCTTCAAGGCTTACAGTATCCAAACCGATGTGAACAAGTACTTCAAGACCTGCTTCAGTCACAAGACCAAGAGCGTGTTTTGTTGGGAAGATACTTGATACAGTACCAGAAACTGGAGATACGATATTTCCATTGGCTGGTTCTACTGCAAAACCATCACCCATCATTTTTTGAGCAAAAACTGGGTCTTTCACTTGTTCCAAGGCAATGACTTGACCGTCAGCTACTGAGTAGACTTCCTCAGTTACACCTTTAAAATGTACAGTATTTTGTTGAGCTTCTGTCATTTGACTTGGAAGAGTTTCAGGAATTACTTCACCTGAGTCAAGGATATCTTGGATATCAGATTTCAACACGTCAGCTTTTGGTCCATAGATAGCTTGGACACCTTGTCCTTTCATGACAAGTCCCATAGCTCCTTCTGCTTTCCATTCTTCCTCAGTACCAACGCGATCTGCATCCTTAACAGTTACACGAAGACGAGTCATACATGCATCTACATCTACGATGTTTGCACGACCACCAAGAAGGTTAATGATATTTACAGCTTGAGAAGCAGCGGCAACTTTTGTTTCACCTGAAGCTGCATCTTCTGATGCTCCTTCAGCAGTTTCATAGTTTCCGTTACGTCCTGGAGTTGCGTAGTTGAATTTCTTAATCATGAAGTTCGCGATGAAGTACATGATCACTGCAAAGAGGACAGTTACCCAGATAAAGTTAATAATATCCATACCAAGACCAGCGTTGATAGCTAGCGGAGTACGAGTCAAGAATTCAATTGAACCGAATGAGTGCATACGAAGGTGAACAATATCCGCCATAGCAAAGGCAGCACCTTGAACAAGAGCATACACTAGGTAAAGAGGCGTTGCGATAAACATAAACATATACTCGATAGGTTCAGTAACCCCTGTCAAGAATGTTGCAAGGGCTGTCGCAATCATCATACCCTTGTATTGGTGTTTCTTGTCAGCATCAACATTGCGGTAGATAGCAACGATGACACCCATCAAGATACCGAATGAACCGATCATTTGTCCAACTTTGAAACGAGCTGGGTGAACAGTATCTAACAATTGTTGGTAGTGACTTGCATCTGTACCTTTAAGGTTAACAAGGTCTGTTACCCATGCAAGCCATAGTGGGTCTTGACCAAATACTTGTGTACCTTTTGCTGCTCCAGTAAGGATTTCGTATGTTCCACCGAGAGCTGTATAGTTCATTGGGATAGTGAGCATGTGGTGAAGACCAAATGGCAAGAGCAAACGTTCCAAGGTACCATACAAGAATGGTGCGAGAATTGGTGCAGTTTCTTGTGAGTTGGCAATCCAAATACCAAAGCTATTGATACCTGTTTGAACTACTGGCCAGAAAGCAGCAAGTGCAATCGCTGCAATTGTTGAACGAAGAATAACGACAAATGGTACAAAACGTTTACCATTAAAGAATGAAAGTGCGTCTGGAAGTTTACGGTAGTTGTAGTATTTGTTATAGGCAGTTGCCCCTACAAAACCTGAGATAATCCCTACGAAGACACCCATGTTAAGGGCTGGTGCTTCAAGAACGCTGATAAAGTAGTCAGCAACCTTGATTGAGCCACCAAAGAGAGTAGTGACCATAGCCTCAGGGTTTTTCAGCATATCACCTGTAACACCGAAGATAGTACCTGTGATGCGGTTAATCAAGATGAAGGCAAGACCAGCAGCAAAAGCACCGCCAGCACGCTCTTTAGCCCAGCTGCCTCCGATAGCAAG
Above is a window of Streptococcus oralis subsp. dentisani DNA encoding:
- a CDS encoding PTS transporter subunit IIBC, which codes for MMKATFKNVLSFEFWQKFGKALMVVIAVMPAAGLMISIGKSLVMINPNFAPLVITGGILEQIGWGVIGNLHILFALAIGGSWAKERAGGAFAAGLAFILINRITGTIFGVTGDMLKNPEAMVTTLFGGSIKVADYFISVLEAPALNMGVFVGIISGFVGATAYNKYYNYRKLPDALSFFNGKRFVPFVVILRSTIAAIALAAFWPVVQTGINSFGIWIANSQETAPILAPFLYGTLERLLLPFGLHHMLTIPMNYTALGGTYEILTGAAKGTQVFGQDPLWLAWVTDLVNLKGTDASHYQQLLDTVHPARFKVGQMIGSFGILMGVIVAIYRNVDADKKHQYKGMMIATALATFLTGVTEPIEYMFMFIATPLYLVYALVQGAAFAMADIVHLRMHSFGSIEFLTRTPLAINAGLGMDIINFIWVTVLFAVIMYFIANFMIKKFNYATPGRNGNYETAEGASEDAASGETKVAAASQAVNIINLLGGRANIVDVDACMTRLRVTVKDADRVGTEEEWKAEGAMGLVMKGQGVQAIYGPKADVLKSDIQDILDSGEVIPETLPSQMTEAQQNTVHFKGVTEEVYSVADGQVIALEQVKDPVFAQKMMGDGFAVEPANGNIVSPVSGTVSSIFPTKHALGLVTEAGLEVLVHIGLDTVSLEGKPFTVHVSEGQKVAAGDLLVTADLDAIRAAGRETSTVVVFTNGDVLKSVKLEQTGSLAAKTAVAKVEL